Proteins from a single region of Orcinus orca chromosome 20, mOrcOrc1.1, whole genome shotgun sequence:
- the BCL2L12 gene encoding bcl-2-like protein 12 isoform X3, with protein sequence MAGSEELGLREDTLRVLAAFLSRGEAAGSPIPTPPRSPAQEEPTDFLSRLRRCLPCSLGRGAVPPESPRPCSLPLRPCYGSEPGPATPDFYALVAQRLEQLVQEQLKSPPSPELQGHVPTEKEALLRKLVALLEEEAEVINQKGGILAVSPVDLNLPLD encoded by the exons ATGGCAGGCTCGGAAGAACTGGGGCTCCGAGAGGACACGCTGAGGGTCCTAGCTGCCTTCCTAAGTAGGGGTGAGGCTGCGGGGTCTCCCATTCCGACCCCACCCAG GAGCCCTGCCCAAGAGGAGCCAACAGACTTCCTGAGCCGCCTTCGAAGATGTCTTCCCTGCTCCCTGGGGCGAGGAGCAGTTCCCCCTGAGTCCCCTCGGCCTTGCTCCCTGCCCCTCCGGCCATGCTATGGTTCAGAGCCTG GCCCAGCTACTCCAGATTTCTATGCCCTGGTGGCCCAGCGGCTGGAACAGCTGGTCCAAGAGCAACTGAAATCCCCACCTAGCCCAG AATTACAGGGTCACGTACCCACAGAGAAGGAAGCCCTGCTGCGAAAGCTGGTGGCCTTGctggaggaagaggcagaagtCATCAACCAGAAG GGGGGCATCCTGGCAGTTTCACCTGTGGACTTGAACTTACCCCTGGACTGA
- the BCL2L12 gene encoding bcl-2-like protein 12 isoform X1 — MAGSEELGLREDTLRVLAAFLSRGEAAGSPIPTPPRSPAQEEPTDFLSRLRRCLPCSLGRGAVPPESPRPCSLPLRPCYGSEPGPATPDFYALVAQRLEQLVQEQLKSPPSPELQGHVPTEKEALLRKLVALLEEEAEVINQKLASDPALRRKLARLSAGSFSRLVELFSSREGNPRPSQARPSLPCPGPPPPSPEPLARLALAMELSRRVARLGGTLAGLSVEHVHSFAPWIQAHGGWGGILAVSPVDLNLPLD; from the exons ATGGCAGGCTCGGAAGAACTGGGGCTCCGAGAGGACACGCTGAGGGTCCTAGCTGCCTTCCTAAGTAGGGGTGAGGCTGCGGGGTCTCCCATTCCGACCCCACCCAG GAGCCCTGCCCAAGAGGAGCCAACAGACTTCCTGAGCCGCCTTCGAAGATGTCTTCCCTGCTCCCTGGGGCGAGGAGCAGTTCCCCCTGAGTCCCCTCGGCCTTGCTCCCTGCCCCTCCGGCCATGCTATGGTTCAGAGCCTG GCCCAGCTACTCCAGATTTCTATGCCCTGGTGGCCCAGCGGCTGGAACAGCTGGTCCAAGAGCAACTGAAATCCCCACCTAGCCCAG AATTACAGGGTCACGTACCCACAGAGAAGGAAGCCCTGCTGCGAAAGCTGGTGGCCTTGctggaggaagaggcagaagtCATCAACCAGAAG CTGGCCTCAGACCCCGCCCTGCGGCGCAAGCTGGCCCGCCTCTCCGCTGGTTCCTTCAGCCGCCTAGTGGAGCTCTTCTCTAGCCGGGAGGGCAACCCTCGCCCAAGCCAAGCACGCCCCTCGCTGCCGTGCCCCGGGCCCCCACCGCCTTCCCCGGAGCCTCTGGCCCGCCTGGCCCTGGCCATGGAGCTGAGCCGGCGCGTGGCCAGGCTGGGGGGCACCCTGGCCGGTCTCAGCGTAGAGCACGTGCACAGCTTTGCGCCCTGGATCCAGGCCCACGGGGGCTGG GGGGGCATCCTGGCAGTTTCACCTGTGGACTTGAACTTACCCCTGGACTGA
- the BCL2L12 gene encoding bcl-2-like protein 12 isoform X2, producing MAGSEELGLREDTLRVLAAFLSRGEAAGSPIPTPPRSPAQEEPTDFLSRLRRCLPCSLGRGAVPPESPRPCSLPLRPCYGSEPGPATPDFYALVAQRLEQLVQEQLKSPPSPELQGHVPTEKEALLRKLVALLEEEAEVINQKLASDPALRRKLARLSAGSFSRLVELFSSREGNPRPSQARPSLPCPGPPPPSPEPLARLALAMELSRRVARLGGTLAGLSVEHVHSFAPWIQAHGGWVQESFLEEVAAKLCPN from the exons ATGGCAGGCTCGGAAGAACTGGGGCTCCGAGAGGACACGCTGAGGGTCCTAGCTGCCTTCCTAAGTAGGGGTGAGGCTGCGGGGTCTCCCATTCCGACCCCACCCAG GAGCCCTGCCCAAGAGGAGCCAACAGACTTCCTGAGCCGCCTTCGAAGATGTCTTCCCTGCTCCCTGGGGCGAGGAGCAGTTCCCCCTGAGTCCCCTCGGCCTTGCTCCCTGCCCCTCCGGCCATGCTATGGTTCAGAGCCTG GCCCAGCTACTCCAGATTTCTATGCCCTGGTGGCCCAGCGGCTGGAACAGCTGGTCCAAGAGCAACTGAAATCCCCACCTAGCCCAG AATTACAGGGTCACGTACCCACAGAGAAGGAAGCCCTGCTGCGAAAGCTGGTGGCCTTGctggaggaagaggcagaagtCATCAACCAGAAG CTGGCCTCAGACCCCGCCCTGCGGCGCAAGCTGGCCCGCCTCTCCGCTGGTTCCTTCAGCCGCCTAGTGGAGCTCTTCTCTAGCCGGGAGGGCAACCCTCGCCCAAGCCAAGCACGCCCCTCGCTGCCGTGCCCCGGGCCCCCACCGCCTTCCCCGGAGCCTCTGGCCCGCCTGGCCCTGGCCATGGAGCTGAGCCGGCGCGTGGCCAGGCTGGGGGGCACCCTGGCCGGTCTCAGCGTAGAGCACGTGCACAGCTTTGCGCCCTGGATCCAGGCCCACGGGGGCTGG